A genome region from Hymenobacter tibetensis includes the following:
- a CDS encoding carboxymuconolactone decarboxylase family protein, whose amino-acid sequence MKRLPFLAAVAALSLLFSIPMNAQQPEPLTKRQQALVTISALTAKGDLPQLHQALGQGLDNDLTINEEKEVLAQLYAYCGFPRSLQGINTLMKVVEERKAQGKHDVLGKEASPITSTEPKYERGKQNLEKLTGKPETGPKTGANAFSPEIDVFLKEHLFADIFERDVLSFQERELATIAALVSLGGVEPMLQAHLGMGMNTGLTEAQLRQVLTLEEKSIGKKEADAGRAVLTKALEAKK is encoded by the coding sequence ATGAAACGACTGCCTTTTCTGGCAGCAGTAGCTGCCCTTTCCCTGCTTTTTTCCATCCCTATGAACGCGCAACAACCCGAGCCGCTGACCAAGCGGCAGCAAGCCCTTGTTACCATTTCGGCTCTTACTGCCAAGGGCGATTTGCCTCAACTGCATCAGGCCCTAGGCCAAGGTCTCGATAATGACTTGACTATCAACGAAGAAAAGGAAGTATTGGCGCAGCTCTACGCCTACTGTGGCTTTCCGCGCAGCCTGCAGGGCATCAACACCCTGATGAAGGTAGTCGAGGAGCGCAAAGCCCAAGGCAAGCACGACGTGCTCGGCAAAGAGGCCTCGCCGATCACCAGCACCGAACCCAAGTACGAGCGCGGCAAGCAGAACCTGGAAAAGCTCACCGGCAAACCGGAAACGGGCCCTAAAACCGGGGCTAACGCCTTCAGTCCAGAGATCGATGTGTTTCTGAAAGAGCACCTGTTTGCCGACATCTTCGAGCGCGACGTGCTTTCGTTTCAAGAGCGGGAGCTGGCTACCATCGCGGCGTTGGTAAGCCTGGGCGGCGTCGAGCCCATGCTGCAAGCGCACCTCGGCATGGGTATGAACACCGGCCTGACCGAAGCCCAACTCCGGCAGGTGCTGACCCTGGAAGAGAAGAGTATTGGCAAGAAGGAAGCAGACGCGGGCCGGGCAGTGCTGACCAAAGCACTGGAAGCCAAGAAATAG
- a CDS encoding cupin domain-containing protein codes for MSEQTPNTSSPAKTARGAAENFIGTAWVSLVIPPGNPTDCVVGYVTFEPGARNNWHAHPSGQLLVVTAGAGYYQEKGQPALLLRAGDAVSIAPGVVHWHGATATSLFVHYAINPGASQGLGDWMEPVTDEEYQAAHQGS; via the coding sequence ATGAGCGAACAAACACCAAATACCAGCAGCCCGGCCAAAACCGCGCGGGGTGCTGCCGAAAACTTCATTGGCACGGCCTGGGTGAGCCTGGTAATACCCCCTGGTAATCCCACCGATTGCGTGGTGGGCTACGTCACCTTCGAGCCGGGGGCGCGCAATAACTGGCACGCGCACCCCAGCGGCCAGCTGCTGGTCGTGACGGCCGGGGCGGGCTACTACCAGGAAAAGGGCCAGCCGGCGCTGCTGCTGCGGGCCGGCGACGCGGTCAGTATTGCGCCCGGCGTGGTGCATTGGCACGGGGCCACGGCCACCAGCCTCTTTGTACACTATGCCATCAACCCCGGCGCCAGTCAGGGATTGGGCGACTGGATGGAGCCCGTGACGGACGAGGAGTACCAAGCCGCCCACCAGGGCTCGTAA
- a CDS encoding T9SS type A sorting domain-containing protein: MRISTFSFFPLTIKCLFFALALVLSLGAVAQPTAPTWQSAVALDGLSANVSSAAFDASGNLYISRRFSGTLSLSGTTYTSNNGSADVVVLKYAPNGTLQWARLIDSPGNDEVTDLALDAAGNVYVTGIFTGSVTLAPNISLTWNGHTNGQCFIACFSTQGIPQWVQQSTDFARASRLAVHSNGQLSFVGAFFISQSLTIGGMSLSSNADATAYIGRMSAATGAMQSLAQLFSYTAIGSSPLTITYPRLALSPNGDAYVSIAFPPVTTLDFPNFRPVARGNYDLVVAKYNPQNGFEWAQSIGGAGNDYDAGLAIDASGSLYMVGNYDAPATFGTATVLAHTGGTDAYLAKYSPQGGLQWAERMGGSGDDVWRGVALDGTGTVYTMGSFSTTVQFGPSTLTSAGNTDVAVASYSPAGQFRWVQQAGGPGSESAATLGFEANGGAYVRGQFSSTCTFNSTVLSTPLAAENFIARLGSLPLSRRAPVATAMAIYPNPASAWVSLPALPAQTRVHLIDAQGRVARTSVVSGSAHVSVLGLVPGLYTLRVIDVQGRQYTGRVMVK, encoded by the coding sequence ATGCGTATTTCTACCTTCTCTTTTTTTCCACTCACCATAAAGTGTCTGTTTTTTGCTCTGGCACTAGTGCTATCCTTGGGAGCGGTAGCTCAACCCACAGCGCCAACCTGGCAAAGTGCCGTTGCCCTCGACGGCTTGTCTGCTAATGTGAGTTCTGCTGCTTTTGATGCCTCCGGCAATCTGTATATATCCCGGCGTTTCTCAGGTACTTTGAGCTTAAGTGGCACCACCTACACCAGTAACAACGGCAGCGCCGACGTGGTGGTACTCAAATACGCGCCGAATGGCACGCTGCAGTGGGCCCGCTTGATTGACTCCCCCGGCAACGACGAGGTGACGGACTTGGCCTTGGATGCCGCAGGCAACGTGTATGTAACCGGTATTTTCACCGGCTCGGTAACCCTGGCCCCGAATATTTCGCTGACTTGGAACGGCCACACTAACGGCCAGTGCTTTATTGCTTGTTTCTCGACGCAAGGCATCCCCCAGTGGGTACAACAAAGCACCGACTTCGCCCGCGCTAGCCGCTTAGCCGTTCACAGCAACGGGCAACTCAGCTTTGTCGGCGCTTTTTTTATCAGCCAGTCGCTAACTATTGGTGGAATGTCGTTGAGCAGTAACGCCGATGCCACCGCTTATATTGGTCGTATGTCGGCGGCAACGGGGGCCATGCAATCTTTGGCACAGCTCTTCTCCTACACCGCCATAGGCTCAAGTCCGCTAACGATAACCTACCCCCGCCTCGCTCTTTCCCCCAACGGCGATGCCTACGTGTCCATTGCCTTCCCTCCCGTCACTACGCTCGACTTTCCCAATTTTAGGCCTGTCGCTCGGGGTAATTATGACTTGGTGGTGGCCAAATACAACCCCCAAAATGGCTTCGAGTGGGCCCAATCCATTGGAGGTGCGGGCAATGACTACGACGCGGGCCTAGCAATAGATGCCAGCGGCAGCCTTTACATGGTGGGCAACTATGATGCTCCCGCCACGTTTGGCACGGCCACCGTACTTGCGCATACCGGCGGCACCGATGCCTACTTGGCCAAGTACTCGCCGCAAGGCGGCTTGCAGTGGGCCGAGCGAATGGGGGGAAGTGGTGACGATGTTTGGCGAGGCGTCGCCCTTGATGGAACGGGCACGGTGTACACCATGGGCAGCTTCTCCACCACCGTTCAGTTCGGACCCAGCACGCTAACCAGTGCCGGCAATACCGACGTGGCTGTGGCCAGCTATTCGCCCGCTGGGCAGTTTCGTTGGGTACAGCAGGCCGGCGGTCCCGGGTCTGAGTCAGCCGCCACGCTAGGCTTCGAGGCCAACGGCGGCGCGTACGTGCGGGGCCAATTTTCCAGCACCTGCACCTTTAACTCAACCGTACTCAGCACGCCGCTTGCCGCCGAAAACTTCATTGCTCGCCTTGGTTCCTTGCCTTTGTCACGGCGCGCCCCTGTAGCCACGGCCATGGCTATTTATCCCAATCCAGCTTCGGCTTGGGTTTCTTTACCCGCTCTGCCTGCTCAAACGCGCGTGCACCTCATCGACGCGCAAGGCCGGGTCGCTCGTACTAGTGTTGTATCGGGCTCGGCCCACGTTTCGGTACTGGGCCTCGTGCCCGGGCTTTACACCCTGCGGGTCATCGATGTACAGGGCCGTCAGTATACCGGACGGGTGATGGTAAAATAA